GCTGCGAATACTGCATAATATCCCTCTTCTGTTAATTGAGCTTCATCCATTTTTGTTGGAGGAGCAACCCATAATTTAGCAGGAACTTCACCCTCACCTTTTAATACTTCACCTAAAGCTCTAAATAATCCGATATTAGTCATACAAGAACCTACGAATACTTCATCAATTTTCTTAGGTCTGTTATCATCAGCTAAAATCTCTGATAATGTAGCAACATCATCTGGATCATTAGGACAAGCTAAAATTGGCTCTTTAATTTGATCTAAATCGATTTCAATAACTGCTTTATATTCAGCATCTGCATCTGGTTCAATTAATTCAGGGTTTGCTAACCACTCTTTCATTTTATCAGCTCTTCTTTGAAGAGTTCTTGCATCTTCATAACCCTCTTCAATCATTTTTTCAATTAATGCAATATTTGAAGATAAGTACTCAATAATTGGCTCTTTGTTTAATTGAACAGAACAAGCTGCTGCTGATCTTTCTGCTGCTGCATCAGATAATTCAAATGCTTGCTCAACTTTAAGATCTGGTAAACCTTGAATCTCAATAATTGTACCAGCAAAAACATTCTTTTTATTTTTCTTAGGAACAGTTAATAATCCATCTTGAATTGCTTGATATGGAATTGCATTAACTAAATCTCTTAAAGTAATTCCTGGTTGCATTTTACCTTTAAATCTTACTAATACAGACTCAGGCATAGTTAAAGGCATCATTCCAGTAACACCTGCGAAAGCAATAAGACCAGAACCTGCAGGAAAAGAGATACCAATTGGGAATCTTGTATGAGAATCTCCACCAGTACCTACTGTATCTGGTAAACATAATCTATTTAACCAAGAGTGAATAACACCATCACCTGGCTTAAGTGTAACACCACCTCTTGAGTTGATGAAATCTGGTAAAGTGTGTCTTAATTTAATATCTGCTGGTTTTGGATAAGCAGCAGTGTGACAGAATGATTGCATAACCATATCAGCACCAAAAGATAGTGCAGCAAGTTCTTTAATCTCATCTCTAGTCATTGGTCCAGTTGTATCTTGTGACCCAACAGTAGTTGCGATTGGCTCAACATACATACCTGGTCTAACACCTTCAATTCCACAAGCTCTACCAACCATTTTTTGTGCTTGAGAGAAACCTTTTCCAGAATCTGCTGGTTGCTCAGGAGTAATAAACATATCAGATGCACTTAATCCTAATACATCTCTAGCTTTAGCAGTTAATCCTTTACCAATAATTAAAGGAATTCTTCCACCTGCTCTCATCTCATCAGTCATAGTATTTGGAGCTAATTTGAATTCAGAAACTACTTCACCATTTTTAAGAATTTGTCCTGCATATGGTTTAACGATAATTTCATCACCAGTTTCTAAAGCATCAACTGGAGCTTCGATTGGTAAACAACCTGAATCTTCTGCAGTATTGAAGAAAATTGGAGCAATAATAGAACCAATTACAACACCACCAGTTCTTTTATTTGGAACACCTGGAATATCTCTACCCATATGCCATTGAACAGAGTTAATACCAGACTTTCTTGATGAACCAGTACCAACAACATCACCAACGTATGCTAAAGGATTACCTTTTTGTCTTAACTCTTCCATTTTTTCTAATGGTTTTTCCATTCTTGATTGTAACATTGCAGTTGCGTGTAATGGAATATCAGGTCTTGTAAATGCAACAGTTGCAGGAGATAAATCATCTGTATTTGTTTCACCTGGGATTTTATAAACAGTTAATTTAATTTCTTCTTCTAATGCTGGCTTGTTTGTGAACCATTCTGCATTTGCCCATGACTCAATAACTTCTTTTGCTTTAGCATTTCCAGCATCCATTAAATCTTTTACATCATTGAATGCATCATAAACTAAAATAGTGTTTTTTAATTGAGTAGCTGCAACTTCTGCAACTTCTTCTACTTTTAATGCTTCAATAAGTGGAGTAACATTAAATCCACCCATCATTGTTCCTAAAATTTCAACAGCTTCAGTCTTAGAAAGAACTGAACATGTAACATTTCCTTGAACAATGTCATTTAAAAATGCAGCTTTTACATATGCAGCATCATCAACACCTGGGTTGATTTTATTTTTAAATAAATCTAAGCAGTACTCTGCTTCTTGAACTGGGTTAGCTTTTAATAATTCAACTAACTCTGCAGTTTGCTCAGCAGTTAACGCTAATGGTGGTAATCCACCTTCGTTTAATCTCTCTTGGGTATGTGCTTTATAAGTAGCTAATAAACTCATATAGATCTCCTAATAAATTTGTAGCACTAGTATAGCATAATGTTTATTTGCTTTAATGTACAATTTCTGTTAAGTAAGTTACAATTTTTTATTCTTTAAAAAAAAGTTACAAAAAGTAATAAAAAAGATATTTACTAGCCTAAGCCAAAGCCCTTTCGAACAATAGGGGAAGCTTAAAAATATTAAAATAAATAAA
This sequence is a window from Halarcobacter bivalviorum. Protein-coding genes within it:
- a CDS encoding bifunctional aconitate hydratase 2/2-methylisocitrate dehydratase, producing MSLLATYKAHTQERLNEGGLPPLALTAEQTAELVELLKANPVQEAEYCLDLFKNKINPGVDDAAYVKAAFLNDIVQGNVTCSVLSKTEAVEILGTMMGGFNVTPLIEALKVEEVAEVAATQLKNTILVYDAFNDVKDLMDAGNAKAKEVIESWANAEWFTNKPALEEEIKLTVYKIPGETNTDDLSPATVAFTRPDIPLHATAMLQSRMEKPLEKMEELRQKGNPLAYVGDVVGTGSSRKSGINSVQWHMGRDIPGVPNKRTGGVVIGSIIAPIFFNTAEDSGCLPIEAPVDALETGDEIIVKPYAGQILKNGEVVSEFKLAPNTMTDEMRAGGRIPLIIGKGLTAKARDVLGLSASDMFITPEQPADSGKGFSQAQKMVGRACGIEGVRPGMYVEPIATTVGSQDTTGPMTRDEIKELAALSFGADMVMQSFCHTAAYPKPADIKLRHTLPDFINSRGGVTLKPGDGVIHSWLNRLCLPDTVGTGGDSHTRFPIGISFPAGSGLIAFAGVTGMMPLTMPESVLVRFKGKMQPGITLRDLVNAIPYQAIQDGLLTVPKKNKKNVFAGTIIEIQGLPDLKVEQAFELSDAAAERSAAACSVQLNKEPIIEYLSSNIALIEKMIEEGYEDARTLQRRADKMKEWLANPELIEPDADAEYKAVIEIDLDQIKEPILACPNDPDDVATLSEILADDNRPKKIDEVFVGSCMTNIGLFRALGEVLKGEGEVPAKLWVAPPTKMDEAQLTEEGYYAVFAAAGARLEIPGCSLCMGNQAQVSEGSTVFSTSTRNFDNRLGKNSKVYLGSAEVAAVAALLGRIPTVAEYMEIVPKKITEQNKDGVYKYLNFHQVSKEHLTTLVTSR